The Sorangiineae bacterium MSr11367 genome window below encodes:
- a CDS encoding TetR/AcrR family transcriptional regulator has protein sequence MAGRGRPRSFDRQQALEAAMQVFWTKGYKGTSMADLTHALGINSPSLYAAFGSKEALFREAIELFTSDTQRYNVLNGLEEASTAREGIERMLRDTAVNFSQPASPGGCFITLAAIHKDCDELETDPIFEELRTMRAYPIERVRERVARAIAEGELPSSVDPAAIASFYITFQQGMSLRARDGASRDALLALAESGMRAWDALIG, from the coding sequence ATGGCCGGACGCGGTCGCCCGCGAAGTTTCGATCGGCAGCAGGCGCTGGAGGCGGCCATGCAGGTCTTCTGGACCAAGGGCTACAAGGGCACCTCCATGGCGGATCTCACGCATGCGCTCGGCATCAATTCGCCAAGCCTCTATGCGGCGTTCGGAAGCAAGGAGGCGCTCTTCCGCGAGGCCATCGAACTCTTCACGTCGGACACCCAGCGCTACAACGTGTTGAACGGCCTCGAAGAGGCCTCCACCGCACGGGAAGGCATCGAGCGCATGCTCCGCGACACCGCGGTGAACTTCTCACAGCCCGCCTCGCCCGGCGGCTGCTTCATCACCTTGGCCGCCATCCACAAGGACTGCGACGAGCTCGAAACAGATCCCATCTTCGAGGAACTGCGAACGATGCGCGCCTACCCCATCGAGCGCGTTCGGGAGCGCGTCGCACGCGCGATCGCCGAGGGCGAGCTGCCATCGTCGGTGGACCCGGCCGCCATCGCGAGCTTCTACATCACCTTTCAGCAAGGGATGTCCCTTCGCGCCCGCGATGGCGCGTCACGCGACGCGCTTCTCGCGCTCGCGGAATCCGGGATGCGCGCCTGGGACGCGCTGATTGGCTAA
- a CDS encoding amino acid permease — translation MFERLFAIKTVEQIRANCEESEQAGTGLRRALTSWDLMLLGVGAIIGAGILSALGTGLAGGFDVNFGVTRPAAGPALILSFVITAVACTFTGLCYAELASMIPASGSAYTYAYATLGELMAWIIGWDLLLEYAVSNVAIAISWGSYATSLLDGMGIHLPGWLTLDTRTMLQPASEYAAAHTGLGFGNQLTLFAQARAGTLDGNTVFSHWDALAGAPVIFGIPVGMNLLAMFITVVITALCVAGVRESVRTNSILVAIKVVLLIGVIAVGAFYVHPENFHPFMPNGWRGVQAGAAIIFFAFIGFDAVSTTAEECKEPEKDLPRGILGSLLICTVIYIGVCAVVAGMLRYTDYQNIADPIAHAFAAVGLNWVAGVVSVAAVIALAGALLVYQIAQPRIFMVMSRDRLLPPWFGVVSPKTKTPVNATLLTGVIVLLPAGFMNIDEIVELTNIGTLFAFALVCLGVLVLRVRRPDAPRRFRAPWIWVNAPLGIVFCGWLSWGLPTHTWERFWIWLAVGLLFYFVYGARTPRGPANSPAK, via the coding sequence GTGTTCGAGCGTCTATTTGCCATCAAAACGGTTGAGCAGATTCGCGCCAACTGTGAGGAATCGGAGCAGGCTGGAACGGGCCTGCGCCGAGCCTTGACGTCCTGGGATCTCATGCTCCTCGGAGTCGGCGCGATCATTGGTGCAGGCATCCTTTCGGCCTTGGGAACGGGGCTCGCGGGCGGGTTCGACGTCAATTTTGGCGTAACACGCCCGGCGGCAGGGCCCGCGCTCATCTTGTCCTTCGTCATCACGGCGGTGGCCTGCACCTTTACTGGACTTTGCTACGCGGAGCTCGCGAGCATGATCCCCGCGTCGGGGTCCGCGTACACGTATGCGTACGCCACCTTGGGCGAGTTGATGGCGTGGATCATCGGCTGGGATCTTCTGCTCGAGTATGCCGTCTCCAACGTAGCCATCGCCATCTCGTGGGGTAGCTATGCGACCTCCTTGCTCGATGGCATGGGCATCCATTTGCCGGGCTGGCTTACCCTCGATACCCGTACGATGCTTCAACCTGCCAGCGAATACGCGGCAGCGCACACGGGCCTGGGTTTTGGGAACCAGTTGACGTTGTTCGCCCAGGCCCGGGCGGGGACGCTGGATGGGAACACGGTGTTCTCGCACTGGGATGCGCTGGCCGGTGCACCGGTGATTTTCGGCATACCGGTCGGGATGAACCTCCTGGCCATGTTCATCACGGTGGTGATCACCGCCCTCTGCGTCGCGGGCGTCCGTGAGTCCGTGCGCACGAACAGCATCCTGGTGGCCATCAAGGTCGTTTTGCTGATCGGCGTCATCGCCGTGGGGGCCTTCTATGTGCACCCCGAGAATTTCCACCCCTTCATGCCGAACGGCTGGCGGGGCGTGCAGGCCGGCGCCGCGATCATCTTCTTCGCCTTCATCGGATTCGACGCGGTCAGCACGACCGCCGAGGAATGCAAGGAGCCAGAAAAGGACCTGCCGCGGGGCATTCTGGGCAGCCTGCTGATCTGCACGGTCATCTACATCGGCGTCTGTGCGGTCGTGGCGGGCATGCTCCGCTACACCGACTACCAGAACATCGCCGACCCCATCGCCCATGCGTTCGCCGCCGTGGGACTGAACTGGGTCGCCGGCGTCGTCAGCGTCGCCGCCGTCATTGCCCTCGCGGGTGCGCTCCTCGTCTACCAGATTGCGCAGCCCCGCATCTTCATGGTCATGAGCCGCGACCGGCTCCTTCCGCCGTGGTTCGGTGTGGTGAGCCCCAAGACGAAGACCCCGGTGAATGCCACCTTGCTCACCGGTGTCATCGTCTTATTGCCCGCGGGATTCATGAACATCGACGAGATCGTCGAACTGACCAACATTGGAACCCTCTTCGCCTTTGCCCTGGTGTGCCTGGGCGTGCTGGTTCTTCGCGTCCGCCGCCCGGACGCCCCGCGCCGCTTCCGCGCCCCCTGGATCTGGGTGAACGCTCCGCTCGGGATCGTGTTTTGCGGCTGGCTCTCCTGGGGCCTGCCCACCCACACGTGGGAACGCTTCTGGATCTGGTTGGCGGTTGGGCTGCTCTTCTACTTCGTCTACGGCGCCCGAACCCCGCGTGGCCCAGCCAACTCGCCGGCCAAATAG
- a CDS encoding GNAT family N-acetyltransferase has product MPNRAAASDFCIPNGIRLVDGLDERAVPETLALLEGTYWNEGVSRDAVARSHLGSTVWVGAFEDAGALVGSARVLSDGAKIAWIYDVIVRPDWRGQGVAQALMAFLLAHPAVRDVRRVRLNTRDAQRLYAKFGFRDSPPPLGPEMVLERDITGT; this is encoded by the coding sequence ATGCCTAATCGTGCTGCTGCATCGGATTTCTGCATCCCAAACGGTATTCGCCTGGTGGACGGGCTCGATGAACGTGCGGTTCCCGAGACCCTCGCACTGCTCGAGGGCACCTATTGGAACGAGGGCGTCTCCAGGGATGCCGTTGCGCGTTCGCATCTCGGCTCCACGGTGTGGGTCGGCGCATTCGAGGACGCGGGCGCGCTCGTAGGCTCCGCCCGCGTGTTGAGCGACGGTGCGAAGATCGCGTGGATCTACGACGTCATCGTGCGACCCGACTGGCGCGGCCAAGGCGTGGCCCAAGCCCTCATGGCATTCTTGTTGGCGCATCCGGCGGTACGCGATGTCCGACGAGTTCGCCTCAACACGCGCGACGCGCAAAGGCTTTACGCGAAGTTCGGATTTCGCGATTCGCCGCCGCCGCTGGGACCCGAAATGGTCCTCGAGCGTGATATCACCGGAACGTGA
- a CDS encoding FHA domain-containing protein, with amino-acid sequence MLSAGGRVIDVGMVRAHAMSLSREHFIREYPGYYLVVTPHPEALNIGYRTVNMTIENVRQSNYDSAFDIVPVTKAPQNPYPDRVSVGRATNCDIVLRDASVSKLHAHFHDFDKGPLRVIDLGSSNGTKVNNAPIEAQKSMVLEPGDTLQIGGAKARVADGDALYEFLR; translated from the coding sequence ATGCTGAGTGCTGGTGGTCGTGTCATCGACGTGGGCATGGTTCGAGCGCACGCGATGTCGCTCTCGCGTGAACATTTCATCCGTGAGTATCCCGGTTACTACCTGGTCGTAACGCCTCACCCCGAGGCGCTGAACATCGGTTATCGCACGGTGAACATGACCATCGAGAACGTGCGGCAGTCGAACTACGACAGCGCGTTCGACATCGTCCCCGTGACCAAGGCACCGCAAAATCCGTATCCTGACCGCGTGTCCGTCGGGCGCGCTACGAACTGCGATATCGTCCTTCGCGACGCATCCGTATCCAAACTTCACGCCCACTTCCACGATTTCGACAAAGGTCCGTTGCGCGTCATCGACCTCGGCTCGAGCAACGGTACCAAGGTGAACAACGCCCCCATCGAGGCGCAAAAATCCATGGTCCTCGAACCCGGCGACACCTTGCAAATCGGCGGCGCGAAAGCCCGCGTCGCGGACGGCGACGCGCTCTACGAGTTCTTGCGCTGA
- a CDS encoding porin family protein has protein sequence MRKALVAAVLSAATLFSVPALAADTEKKIGVGGDAMFVIPVGDFSDITGIQFGLLGRGGYRVLPQLEITGRIGYIHGFKKEFPNTGGNVKSGVSVIPVWAGARWFFFSDNPLAGPYAGGELGLNFISTHPDPGDGDSYTRFGFNAFGGYVISPELPIDIRGQFLYYNLIGKDSRDLPGGSSITENTALGFGISVGYTYQL, from the coding sequence ATGCGAAAAGCTCTCGTTGCAGCAGTTCTTTCGGCCGCCACTTTGTTCAGCGTTCCTGCGCTCGCCGCGGACACGGAGAAGAAGATCGGCGTTGGGGGCGACGCCATGTTTGTCATTCCCGTGGGAGATTTCTCCGACATCACGGGCATCCAGTTCGGCCTGCTTGGCCGCGGTGGCTACCGCGTCCTCCCGCAACTCGAAATCACGGGCCGCATCGGGTACATCCACGGTTTCAAGAAGGAATTTCCGAATACCGGGGGCAACGTCAAGTCGGGCGTTTCCGTCATCCCCGTGTGGGCCGGAGCCCGTTGGTTCTTCTTCAGCGACAACCCGCTGGCAGGTCCCTATGCGGGCGGTGAGCTCGGACTCAACTTCATCTCCACCCATCCGGATCCGGGCGACGGTGACTCGTACACCCGATTTGGTTTCAACGCTTTTGGCGGATATGTGATTAGCCCGGAACTCCCCATCGATATCCGGGGCCAGTTCCTTTATTACAATTTGATCGGCAAGGACAGCAGGGATTTGCCGGGCGGCTCCTCGATCACCGAGAATACCGCCCTCGGATTCGGCATCAGCGTCGGATATACCTACCAGCTGTAA
- a CDS encoding VWA domain-containing protein, whose amino-acid sequence MRRMAMKVTGVLLLAGLNLAACGSDDPSGFGNTPDGGNGNGDGGDPNGGFPDGGLLGDGGLLGDGGLPQCATGQSGTTRLPVYLDIILDGSRSMDGHGAPTTAVPCDNNPPPASGATTCFLQGRRSLDPEASTRTLNVCHQEGDDINDCPAYRGLTGKKWIAARGALTAYFAGQNQNPKLGVGMYLFSSTVSSAAARTVDIGAMTAAQKNTLRSKIAPGVWPSGGTPLLEAFTGENGRPGGEIARLTNFQPAAPLEAGGKRVILLMTDGVPNPTGGDNAATQKKIKDAVSAATPNITTFVVGIGDPTDDPLVYDEKFLSQLAKVGGAAPGDCTPDWNGSTGKPCHYQVTPGAKTADQIQNEIKAAIDNVALSLQSCDLPLQNVSPGLDPNKVNVLYTPTGQPEKVVKPNEGWTLDAARTKVTLTGQACANLKADPGAKVRVIIGCSTVVN is encoded by the coding sequence ATGCGACGCATGGCGATGAAGGTGACGGGGGTGTTGCTGCTGGCTGGCTTGAATTTGGCTGCGTGCGGAAGTGACGACCCGTCCGGCTTCGGCAATACGCCGGACGGTGGAAACGGCAACGGCGACGGTGGTGATCCCAACGGCGGCTTCCCGGATGGTGGCCTCCTTGGCGATGGCGGCCTTCTCGGCGACGGTGGCCTGCCCCAGTGCGCCACGGGACAAAGTGGCACCACGCGGCTTCCCGTCTATTTGGATATCATTCTCGACGGTTCGCGCAGCATGGATGGTCACGGCGCGCCCACGACGGCGGTGCCGTGCGACAACAATCCGCCGCCCGCATCCGGCGCGACGACGTGTTTTCTCCAAGGAAGGCGCTCGCTCGATCCCGAAGCCTCCACGCGCACGCTCAACGTGTGCCACCAGGAGGGGGACGACATCAACGACTGCCCCGCCTACCGAGGCTTGACGGGTAAGAAGTGGATTGCCGCGCGCGGAGCCCTTACCGCGTACTTTGCAGGGCAGAACCAGAACCCCAAGTTGGGGGTGGGCATGTACCTCTTTTCGAGCACGGTCTCGAGCGCGGCTGCGAGGACCGTGGACATCGGTGCGATGACCGCGGCGCAGAAGAACACACTGCGGTCGAAAATCGCCCCCGGCGTGTGGCCGAGCGGAGGCACGCCGTTGCTCGAAGCGTTCACCGGCGAAAATGGGCGTCCGGGTGGAGAGATCGCGCGGCTGACCAACTTTCAGCCGGCTGCGCCGCTCGAGGCGGGCGGCAAGCGCGTGATCCTGCTCATGACCGACGGCGTTCCGAATCCGACCGGCGGCGACAATGCGGCGACGCAGAAGAAGATCAAAGATGCCGTGAGCGCGGCCACGCCGAACATCACCACGTTCGTCGTGGGCATCGGCGATCCCACGGACGATCCGCTCGTGTACGACGAGAAGTTCCTGAGCCAACTCGCCAAGGTTGGCGGTGCGGCACCGGGAGACTGCACGCCCGATTGGAACGGTTCCACCGGCAAGCCTTGCCACTACCAGGTGACCCCGGGCGCCAAAACGGCGGACCAGATCCAAAATGAGATCAAAGCGGCCATCGACAACGTGGCGCTTTCGCTCCAAAGCTGCGACCTGCCGCTGCAAAATGTGAGTCCCGGTCTCGATCCGAACAAGGTGAACGTGCTCTACACGCCCACCGGGCAGCCCGAGAAGGTCGTGAAGCCGAATGAGGGATGGACCCTGGACGCCGCGCGCACGAAAGTGACGCTCACGGGCCAAGCCTGCGCGAATTTGAAAGCGGACCCCGGGGCCAAGGTTCGTGTGATCATCGGTTGCTCGACCGTCGTCAACTGA
- a CDS encoding GNAT family N-acetyltransferase yields MSLEIRAVAAHEISDYVRVVSTAMGFPFNPDRLGRSSVPEHDVRFAAFDGDMLVGAGGSFSFHMTVPGGVSPEIGGLTHVGVLPTHRRRGILTGLMRAIFEENRKRGQVISALYASEGVIYGRYGFGMASLGGDIELPRHGTAFVDGPQAGPGAKIRYVTEDESVPLFASIWDRVRAVSPGMCSRSEGWWRGRRVGDPDGIRAGRPPLQRIVLELEGQPAGYAFYRSATGYDGFHLVNTLDVVEAIGDSPAATRALWRWLFDIDLVTTVKATLLPPDHPLFFLLAAPRDMRMRMSDNLWVRLLDVAPALSQRKYNEGPPIVFHVNDAFVPSNTGRYLLENGIARPTDRAPDLTLDVNALGSAYLGGFTFTQMARAGRILEHTPGALHRADLLFHSARAPWCPEIF; encoded by the coding sequence GTGAGCCTCGAGATCCGCGCGGTCGCCGCGCATGAAATCTCCGATTACGTTCGCGTCGTTTCCACAGCCATGGGCTTTCCGTTCAATCCGGATCGCCTGGGGCGTTCCTCGGTGCCGGAGCACGATGTTCGCTTCGCCGCGTTCGATGGGGACATGCTCGTCGGCGCCGGCGGCTCGTTCTCGTTCCATATGACGGTGCCCGGCGGCGTCTCGCCCGAGATCGGCGGATTGACCCACGTGGGCGTGCTGCCCACGCACCGCCGGCGCGGCATTTTGACGGGCCTGATGCGCGCCATCTTCGAGGAGAACCGCAAGCGCGGGCAGGTCATCTCGGCGCTCTATGCCAGCGAGGGGGTCATTTATGGCCGCTACGGCTTCGGCATGGCCTCCCTCGGCGGCGACATCGAGCTTCCGCGCCACGGCACCGCCTTCGTCGACGGCCCGCAAGCGGGACCTGGGGCGAAGATCCGCTACGTCACCGAGGACGAGAGCGTCCCGCTCTTCGCGTCGATCTGGGACCGCGTGCGCGCCGTCTCGCCGGGCATGTGCAGTCGCTCGGAGGGCTGGTGGCGCGGTCGCCGGGTGGGCGATCCCGATGGCATCCGCGCGGGCCGTCCGCCCCTTCAGCGCATCGTGCTCGAGCTGGAAGGCCAGCCCGCTGGCTACGCGTTTTACCGCTCCGCGACCGGTTACGACGGCTTTCACCTGGTGAACACGCTGGACGTGGTCGAGGCCATCGGCGACTCGCCGGCCGCCACGCGCGCGCTCTGGCGGTGGCTGTTCGACATCGATCTGGTGACCACCGTCAAGGCGACGTTGCTCCCTCCGGATCATCCGCTCTTCTTCCTCTTGGCCGCCCCGCGCGACATGCGCATGCGCATGTCCGACAACCTCTGGGTGCGTCTTCTCGATGTGGCCCCCGCTTTGTCGCAGCGCAAATACAACGAGGGCCCGCCGATCGTCTTCCACGTGAACGACGCCTTCGTGCCGTCCAACACGGGCCGCTACCTCCTCGAGAACGGCATTGCCCGCCCCACGGATCGCGCGCCGGATCTCACCCTCGACGTCAACGCCCTCGGCTCGGCCTACCTGGGCGGCTTCACCTTCACGCAAATGGCCCGCGCCGGCCGCATCCTCGAGCACACCCCCGGCGCCCTGCACCGCGCCGATCTCCTCTTCCACTCCGCCCGCGCCCCCTGGTGCCCCGAAATTTTCTAA
- a CDS encoding protein kinase, which translates to MTDIATHLLDTITAGTESATRAREVGTPHFLEVGDVVGGRYRVVDLLGTGGTARVWLADDAVEGQSVALKEIEAMPVSAPDEVEESALMFRREFFAMRRLQHPFTLKVYDCGMLPSGNRYITMERVEGEDLRARVRDEPLDSPETFGLLMRLAQTLAFIHARLFVHCDIKADNVRLFEDGSIKLMDFGLMHQLGTPTMGRLWGTAAYIAPEWLAGGAIDGRADLYSLGVLGFFAVTGQHPFHGATVQELLRAHRETPPPDPVSIRPDVDPELSSILLRLLAKEPTERFQSATELMAALASASDAIASEEPLAARASYLHVPTVVGRQKESARLEQALRAAEQGDARALFIAAPAGTGKSRLLSELELQAKLSDVAFAFGQCHAEGLAPLAPLKRALRLLLPITSSDLIESIREPLAPLLPPEYGPREGERKVRAPAEEKLVVFEALSHWLSELAKHRRFVLCFEDLHWADDATVEHLNVIIRVLQGTHGLVCGTFRSDELTRLSPIYQTVVEGAAQILKLSPLAREHLRELVALALPGFVVPEAFVANLHAATHGNVFFATECLRALVEQGALRRLTGRWFAHDDLARVALPSSIEDAIQSRLATLGPEQLEFLQRTAPAGRVLDMTLVRAAAELEDEKLFLALDEAVERQFLQYSGGQYHFTHDTVHKTIYDATADMDRRRHHGRIAEHLERTVGKTPEGARASGYHFARSLEPSRAIAPLLLASSHLLAHSGMLEGYRILKEAEALLENDPQYPNRTELQVAAWGKLIEVGYSSDTPASFFFAEKLFTYWKTAVDLDLGRDIVRSRTAAEAREAYREIPVRANMTAEEAFLKRSEYRILQSIALAIMGRTVEFQTVLAKAEADGDKDSPFRAAAYIAKGGLTAHTGHFAGIVDEMMGHLHVLRRFHLSRGPKSAGPARLSWALAMGSYFLNMNLALMGKETDPHATSDGMSVASEFGFIELRIYHLFSLLVRASFIGDRSKFDPLYAEMNDWMRRLGNPSLPERNLAIYTPPYYLERCEIDLSTAIVQRGAHISEHVLPGDGWLKLYVAVYRGCLLVLRREYDAAYTALTQAIELARARDFRMETYALVYLSRLEKLRGREDAARNAAELALSRATDPLHANPFDEIIARRAMADVLPGAAGDRELEQARDVASDSGNVLQHGVTLLTLAERRSCTHAGGACALLTLAQKYLSAAGASVWLERAAQLRGSWQ; encoded by the coding sequence ATGACCGATATCGCGACCCACCTTCTGGACACCATCACCGCGGGCACCGAAAGTGCGACCCGCGCCCGTGAGGTTGGGACTCCTCATTTTCTCGAGGTTGGCGACGTCGTGGGTGGTCGCTACCGCGTCGTGGACCTCCTGGGGACGGGGGGAACGGCGCGGGTGTGGCTGGCGGACGACGCGGTCGAGGGCCAGAGCGTCGCCCTGAAGGAGATCGAGGCGATGCCCGTCTCCGCGCCCGACGAGGTCGAGGAGAGCGCGCTGATGTTCCGCCGCGAGTTTTTCGCGATGCGGCGGCTGCAGCACCCGTTCACGCTCAAAGTCTACGACTGCGGCATGCTTCCGTCGGGCAACCGCTACATCACGATGGAGCGGGTGGAGGGCGAGGATCTTCGCGCGCGCGTTCGCGACGAACCGCTCGATTCGCCGGAGACGTTCGGGCTGCTCATGCGGCTGGCGCAGACGCTCGCCTTCATCCACGCGCGGTTGTTCGTTCACTGCGACATCAAGGCGGACAACGTCCGTCTTTTCGAAGACGGCAGCATCAAGCTCATGGACTTCGGGCTGATGCACCAGCTCGGAACGCCGACGATGGGCCGGCTCTGGGGAACGGCCGCGTACATCGCGCCGGAGTGGCTTGCCGGCGGCGCCATCGATGGGCGGGCGGACCTGTATTCGCTGGGGGTGCTCGGGTTTTTCGCGGTGACGGGCCAGCATCCGTTCCACGGCGCGACCGTGCAGGAGCTTCTGCGCGCCCACCGCGAGACACCACCACCGGATCCGGTGTCCATCCGACCCGATGTCGATCCGGAGCTTTCGAGCATTCTGCTGCGCCTCCTGGCGAAGGAGCCGACGGAGCGGTTTCAAAGCGCCACCGAGCTGATGGCCGCGCTCGCATCGGCCAGCGATGCCATCGCCTCCGAGGAGCCGCTGGCCGCCCGCGCGAGCTACCTGCACGTGCCCACCGTCGTGGGTCGGCAAAAGGAGTCCGCACGGCTCGAGCAGGCCCTGCGCGCGGCTGAGCAGGGCGACGCGCGCGCGCTGTTCATCGCGGCGCCGGCCGGCACGGGAAAATCGCGGCTTCTGTCGGAGTTGGAGCTGCAGGCGAAGCTATCCGACGTGGCGTTCGCGTTCGGGCAGTGCCATGCCGAAGGCCTCGCGCCGCTGGCGCCGCTCAAGCGCGCGCTGCGTCTGCTCTTGCCCATCACGTCGTCGGACTTGATCGAGAGCATCCGCGAGCCACTGGCGCCGTTGCTTCCACCGGAGTACGGGCCGCGCGAGGGCGAACGCAAAGTGCGTGCGCCGGCGGAGGAAAAGCTCGTCGTCTTCGAGGCACTTTCGCACTGGCTCAGCGAGCTCGCGAAGCACCGGCGCTTCGTTCTCTGCTTCGAGGATCTGCACTGGGCCGACGATGCGACGGTCGAGCACCTCAATGTCATCATCCGGGTGCTGCAGGGCACGCATGGCCTGGTGTGCGGGACGTTCCGCTCCGACGAGCTGACCCGGCTTTCGCCGATCTACCAGACGGTGGTCGAGGGCGCCGCGCAGATCCTCAAGCTGTCCCCGCTCGCGCGCGAGCACCTTCGCGAGTTGGTGGCCTTGGCGCTGCCCGGATTCGTGGTGCCCGAAGCCTTCGTGGCCAACCTGCATGCGGCCACGCACGGCAACGTCTTCTTCGCCACCGAGTGCTTGCGTGCACTGGTGGAGCAGGGCGCGTTGCGGCGGCTCACGGGGCGGTGGTTCGCGCACGACGATCTGGCCCGCGTCGCCTTGCCTTCGAGCATCGAAGACGCGATCCAGTCGAGGCTTGCCACCTTGGGGCCCGAGCAGCTCGAGTTTCTGCAGCGCACGGCGCCGGCCGGGCGCGTGCTGGACATGACCCTCGTTCGTGCGGCCGCGGAGCTGGAGGACGAGAAGCTATTCCTCGCACTGGACGAAGCCGTCGAGCGGCAGTTCTTGCAGTACTCCGGCGGCCAATACCACTTTACGCACGACACCGTGCACAAGACGATTTACGACGCCACGGCGGACATGGATCGGCGCCGGCACCACGGGCGCATCGCCGAGCACCTCGAACGGACCGTGGGGAAAACGCCGGAGGGGGCGCGCGCGTCGGGTTACCACTTTGCGCGCTCGCTCGAGCCTTCGCGGGCGATTGCGCCGCTGCTCTTGGCATCGAGCCACCTGCTCGCGCACAGCGGCATGCTCGAGGGTTACCGCATTCTCAAGGAGGCGGAGGCGCTTCTGGAGAACGATCCGCAGTATCCGAATCGCACAGAGCTCCAAGTGGCGGCGTGGGGAAAGCTCATCGAGGTGGGCTACAGCAGCGACACGCCGGCCTCGTTCTTCTTCGCGGAGAAGCTTTTCACGTATTGGAAGACGGCCGTGGATCTCGATCTGGGGCGAGACATCGTGCGTTCGCGCACCGCTGCCGAGGCGCGCGAGGCCTACCGCGAGATCCCCGTGCGCGCGAACATGACCGCGGAGGAGGCGTTTCTCAAACGCTCCGAGTACCGCATCCTGCAAAGCATCGCGCTCGCCATCATGGGGCGCACCGTGGAGTTTCAAACGGTGCTCGCCAAGGCGGAAGCCGACGGCGACAAAGATTCGCCGTTCCGGGCCGCGGCGTACATCGCCAAGGGCGGGCTGACGGCGCACACGGGGCACTTTGCCGGCATCGTCGACGAGATGATGGGGCACCTGCACGTGCTGCGGAGGTTTCACCTGTCCCGTGGGCCGAAGAGCGCGGGGCCGGCGCGCCTTTCCTGGGCGCTGGCCATGGGAAGCTATTTCCTGAATATGAACTTGGCGCTGATGGGCAAAGAGACCGATCCGCATGCCACCTCGGACGGCATGTCCGTGGCGTCGGAGTTCGGATTCATCGAGCTACGGATTTACCATCTGTTCTCGCTGCTGGTGCGCGCCTCGTTCATCGGCGATCGGAGCAAGTTCGACCCGCTCTACGCGGAGATGAACGACTGGATGCGGCGCCTGGGGAACCCTTCCCTGCCCGAGCGAAACCTGGCCATCTACACGCCGCCGTATTACCTCGAACGGTGCGAGATCGATCTGTCCACGGCCATCGTGCAGCGCGGCGCGCACATCAGCGAACATGTGCTTCCCGGCGATGGGTGGCTCAAACTTTACGTGGCGGTCTACCGCGGTTGCCTGCTCGTCTTGCGAAGGGAGTACGACGCGGCCTACACGGCGTTGACGCAGGCCATCGAGCTGGCCCGTGCGCGCGACTTCCGGATGGAGACGTACGCGCTCGTCTACCTGTCGCGGCTGGAGAAACTTCGCGGCCGGGAGGATGCCGCACGCAATGCTGCGGAGCTCGCCCTGTCGCGTGCGACCGATCCGTTGCACGCGAATCCCTTCGACGAAATTATTGCGCGCCGAGCCATGGCGGATGTCTTGCCGGGTGCGGCGGGCGATCGCGAGCTCGAGCAGGCGCGTGACGTGGCCAGCGACTCGGGCAATGTGCTCCAACACGGGGTAACCTTATTGACGCTCGCAGAACGGCGTTCGTGCACGCATGCGGGCGGCGCATGTGCTCTTCTTACCTTGGCCCAGAAATATCTCAGCGCGGCGGGGGCAAGCGTATGGCTCGAGCGAGCGGCCCAACTCCGCGGTTCGTGGCAATAG